The Paraburkholderia sabiae genome includes a region encoding these proteins:
- a CDS encoding efflux transporter outer membrane subunit → MNRTILTALAAALFASGCTLAPTYERPAAPVAATYPKGGVYDNQPAKGTATRTANDQAATDIGWREFFVDPRLQRLIELALQNNRDLRVSALKVDEARAQYRVQRADLMPSLSVDGTGTRTRTPKDLSYSGRATVGSDYQVAASASWELDFFGKVRSLTQQALQTYFSTAQARKAEEILLVSQVADQYLTLVAYDEMLQSTKNTYDTARRSYELTKLQYDTGTGSELDLREAAGTMQQAQANYESQQRSRAQAENALVLLVGAPLPADLPQGLPLASQQLLADIPAGLPSDLLTRRPDIMEAEATLIGANANIGAARAAFFPSISLTGDFGTASASLGTLFKPGQLAWSFGPTISVPIFKGGENRANLDLAKLETNVAVAQYEKAIQTAFREVADGLAARGTYDRQIKALQENVESQQRRYDLSDLRYRNGVDSYLNVLTAQNDLYSAQQSLITASLNRLTNLVDLYQYLGGGWIEHSGDTPRAADAPYAQQSEQNTHVASQP, encoded by the coding sequence ATGAACAGAACGATACTGACGGCGCTCGCTGCCGCGCTCTTCGCGAGCGGCTGCACGCTCGCGCCGACTTATGAACGGCCCGCCGCGCCCGTCGCGGCGACCTATCCGAAAGGCGGCGTCTACGACAACCAGCCCGCGAAAGGCACGGCCACGCGGACCGCAAACGATCAAGCCGCCACCGACATCGGCTGGCGCGAATTCTTCGTCGATCCGCGTCTGCAACGCCTGATCGAACTCGCGTTGCAGAACAATCGCGATCTGCGCGTGTCGGCGTTGAAGGTCGACGAAGCGCGTGCGCAATACCGCGTTCAGCGCGCTGACCTGATGCCGTCGCTGTCCGTCGACGGTACGGGCACGCGGACTCGCACGCCGAAGGATCTGTCGTATTCGGGGCGCGCGACGGTCGGCAGCGACTATCAGGTTGCGGCGAGCGCTTCGTGGGAACTCGACTTCTTCGGCAAGGTGCGCAGCCTCACGCAACAGGCGTTGCAGACGTATTTCTCGACGGCGCAAGCGCGCAAGGCCGAAGAAATCCTGCTGGTGTCGCAGGTCGCGGATCAATATCTGACGCTCGTCGCCTACGACGAAATGCTTCAGAGCACGAAGAACACGTACGACACGGCGCGCCGTTCGTACGAACTGACGAAGCTCCAGTACGACACGGGCACCGGTTCCGAACTCGATCTGCGCGAAGCGGCGGGCACGATGCAGCAGGCGCAGGCGAACTACGAAAGTCAGCAGCGTTCGCGCGCGCAGGCCGAGAACGCGCTCGTGCTGCTGGTCGGCGCGCCGTTGCCAGCGGACTTGCCGCAAGGCTTGCCGCTCGCGAGCCAGCAACTGCTCGCGGATATTCCGGCGGGCCTGCCGTCCGATCTGCTGACGCGCCGTCCCGACATCATGGAAGCGGAAGCGACGCTGATCGGCGCGAACGCGAACATCGGCGCGGCGCGCGCGGCGTTTTTCCCGAGCATCTCGCTGACGGGCGACTTCGGCACGGCGAGCGCGAGCCTCGGCACGCTCTTCAAACCGGGACAGCTCGCATGGAGTTTCGGCCCGACGATTTCCGTGCCGATCTTCAAGGGCGGCGAAAACCGCGCGAATCTCGATCTCGCGAAGCTCGAAACGAACGTTGCTGTCGCGCAGTACGAAAAGGCGATCCAGACGGCGTTCCGCGAAGTCGCCGACGGCCTCGCGGCGCGCGGCACGTACGACCGGCAGATCAAGGCGTTGCAGGAGAACGTCGAGTCGCAGCAGCGTCGCTATGACCTGTCGGACTTGCGGTATCGCAATGGCGTCGACAGCTATCTGAACGTGCTGACGGCGCAGAACGATCTGTATTCGGCGCAGCAATCGCTGATTACGGCATCGCTCAATCGCCTCACGAATCTTGTCGATCTGTATCAGTACCTGGGCGGCGGCTGGATCGAACATTCGGGCGATACCCCGCGTGCCGCCGATGCGCCCTACGCGCAGCAAAGCGAACAGAACACGCACGTCGCTTCGCAACCGTAA
- a CDS encoding efflux RND transporter permease subunit translates to MAKFFIDRPIFAWVIAIILMLAGIASIFNLPIAQYPTIAPPAVQISATYPGASAKTVENTVTQVIEQQMSGLDHLLYMSSSSDDSGNATITLTFAAGTNPDIAQVQVQNKLQLATPLLPESVQQQGTKVTKSSSSFLLVMAFVSTDGSMDRYDLANYVASHVEDPVSRVNGVGTVQLFGSQFAMRVWLDANKLNQYSLTPVDVETALSNQNVQVAAGSLGGTPAVPGQVLQATITQATLLQTPEQFGNVLLKVNQDGSQVRVKDVARIDLGGENYNFDTKYNGQPTAGFGIQLATGANALETAKLVRAKIDQLSKNFPHGLVVKYPYDTTPFVKMSIEEVVKTLLEGIVLVFLVMYLFLQNLRATLIPTIAVPVVLLGTFAIMSAAGFSINTLSMFGLVLAIGLLVDDAIVVVENVERVMSEEGLSPREATRKAMGQITGALVGVALVLSAVFVPVAFSGGSVGAIYRQFSLTIVAAMVLSVLVALVLTPALCATILKPIPKGHHGAKTGFFGWFNRTFDNGRDRYHSGVQHVIRRSGRWLVLYLVVIVAVGFLFMRLPKSFLPDEDQGTMFVLVQTPPGSTQETTARTLKNVTDYLLNDEKDIVESVFTVNGFSFAGRGQNAGIVFVRMKDYSARQHANQKVQALVGRVFGHYASYKDATVIAVNPPSIPELGTASGFDFELTDNAALGHEALMAARNQLLGMAAKDPSLALVRPNGLSDTPQFKVDIDREKAQALGVTVSDIDQTFSIAWASAYVNNFLDTDGRIKKVYLQGDSQFRMNPEDMSKWYVRGSSGTMMPLTSVASGHWIYGSPKLERYNGISSLEIQGQAAQGKSTGQAMSAMEALAAKLPQGIGYEWTGLSFQERQSGSQAPILYGISILVVFLCLAALYESWSIPFAVILVVPLGVIGALLAVTMRGLENDVFFQVGLLTTVGLSAKNAILIVEFARELQINEGMTAVQAALEAARLRLRPILMTSLAFVLGVLPLAISNGAGSSSQHAIGTGVIGGMLTATFLAVFMIPMFYVVIRSKFSRDGAAPGSTEQDVEEETAQ, encoded by the coding sequence ATGGCAAAGTTCTTTATCGACCGGCCCATTTTTGCATGGGTCATTGCAATCATCCTGATGCTCGCGGGCATCGCTTCGATCTTCAATCTGCCTATCGCGCAGTATCCGACGATCGCGCCGCCTGCCGTGCAGATCAGCGCGACCTATCCGGGCGCGTCGGCGAAAACCGTTGAAAACACGGTCACGCAGGTGATCGAACAGCAGATGAGCGGCCTCGACCATCTGCTCTACATGTCGTCGTCGAGCGACGACTCCGGCAACGCGACGATCACGCTGACCTTCGCGGCGGGCACGAATCCCGACATCGCGCAGGTGCAGGTGCAGAACAAGCTGCAACTCGCGACGCCGCTGCTGCCCGAATCCGTGCAGCAACAAGGCACGAAGGTCACGAAATCGAGCAGCAGCTTCCTGCTGGTGATGGCGTTCGTGTCGACGGACGGCAGCATGGACCGCTACGATCTCGCGAACTATGTCGCGTCGCACGTGGAAGACCCCGTGAGCCGCGTCAACGGCGTCGGCACGGTGCAGCTGTTCGGCTCGCAGTTCGCAATGCGCGTGTGGCTCGACGCGAACAAGCTGAACCAGTACAGCCTCACGCCCGTCGATGTCGAAACGGCATTGAGCAACCAGAACGTGCAGGTTGCGGCGGGCTCGCTCGGCGGCACGCCTGCCGTGCCCGGCCAGGTGTTGCAGGCGACCATCACGCAGGCCACGTTGCTGCAAACGCCCGAGCAGTTCGGCAACGTGCTGCTGAAGGTGAACCAGGACGGCTCGCAGGTGCGCGTGAAGGACGTGGCGCGCATCGATCTCGGCGGTGAAAACTACAACTTCGACACCAAGTACAACGGTCAGCCGACTGCCGGCTTCGGCATTCAGCTCGCGACGGGCGCGAACGCGCTTGAAACCGCGAAGCTGGTGCGCGCGAAGATCGATCAGTTGTCGAAGAACTTCCCGCACGGTCTGGTCGTCAAGTATCCGTACGACACGACGCCGTTCGTGAAGATGTCGATCGAGGAAGTGGTGAAGACGCTGCTCGAAGGCATCGTGCTCGTATTCCTCGTGATGTACCTGTTCTTGCAGAACCTGCGCGCGACGCTGATTCCGACGATCGCCGTGCCCGTCGTGCTGCTCGGCACGTTCGCGATCATGAGCGCGGCGGGTTTCTCGATCAACACGCTGTCGATGTTCGGTCTCGTGCTCGCCATCGGTCTGCTGGTCGACGACGCGATCGTGGTCGTCGAAAACGTCGAGCGCGTGATGTCCGAGGAAGGACTGTCGCCGAGAGAAGCGACGCGCAAGGCGATGGGCCAGATTACGGGCGCACTGGTCGGCGTGGCGCTGGTGCTGTCGGCCGTGTTCGTGCCGGTGGCGTTTTCGGGCGGCTCGGTGGGCGCGATCTATCGTCAGTTCTCGCTGACGATCGTCGCCGCGATGGTGTTGTCCGTGCTGGTCGCATTGGTTCTCACGCCCGCGCTGTGCGCAACGATTCTCAAGCCGATTCCGAAGGGCCATCACGGCGCGAAGACGGGCTTTTTCGGCTGGTTTAACCGTACTTTCGATAACGGCCGCGATCGGTATCACAGCGGCGTGCAGCATGTGATCCGCCGCTCTGGGCGCTGGCTCGTGCTGTATCTCGTCGTGATCGTCGCGGTCGGGTTCCTGTTCATGCGTCTGCCGAAGTCGTTCCTGCCCGATGAAGATCAGGGCACGATGTTCGTGCTCGTGCAGACGCCGCCCGGCTCGACGCAGGAGACCACGGCGCGCACGCTGAAGAACGTCACCGACTATCTGCTCAACGACGAGAAGGACATCGTCGAATCCGTGTTCACCGTGAACGGCTTCAGCTTCGCGGGACGCGGACAGAACGCGGGTATCGTGTTCGTGCGGATGAAGGATTACTCGGCGCGTCAGCACGCGAACCAGAAGGTGCAGGCGCTGGTGGGCCGCGTGTTCGGTCACTACGCGTCGTACAAGGACGCGACCGTGATCGCCGTGAATCCGCCGTCCATTCCGGAACTCGGCACGGCGTCGGGCTTCGACTTCGAACTGACGGACAACGCCGCGCTCGGTCACGAAGCGCTGATGGCGGCGCGCAACCAGTTGCTCGGCATGGCCGCGAAAGATCCGTCGCTCGCGCTCGTGCGTCCGAACGGTCTGTCGGACACGCCGCAGTTCAAGGTCGATATCGACCGCGAGAAGGCGCAGGCGCTCGGCGTCACGGTGTCGGACATCGACCAGACGTTCTCGATTGCGTGGGCGTCGGCGTATGTGAACAACTTCCTCGACACCGATGGCCGCATCAAGAAGGTCTATCTGCAAGGCGATTCGCAATTCCGCATGAACCCCGAGGACATGAGCAAGTGGTATGTGCGCGGCAGTTCGGGAACGATGATGCCGCTGACGTCGGTGGCGTCGGGACACTGGATTTACGGCTCGCCGAAGCTCGAACGCTACAACGGCATCTCGTCGCTCGAAATCCAGGGGCAGGCGGCGCAAGGCAAGAGTACGGGCCAGGCGATGTCCGCGATGGAAGCGCTCGCCGCGAAGCTGCCGCAAGGCATCGGCTACGAATGGACGGGACTGTCGTTCCAGGAGCGGCAGTCGGGTTCGCAGGCGCCGATTCTGTACGGCATTTCGATTCTCGTCGTGTTCCTGTGTCTCGCCGCGTTGTACGAAAGCTGGTCGATTCCGTTCGCGGTGATTCTCGTCGTGCCGCTCGGCGTGATCGGCGCGTTGCTCGCCGTGACGATGCGCGGGCTCGAAAACGACGTGTTCTTCCAGGTCGGCTTGCTGACCACGGTTGGTTTGTCGGCGAAGAACGCGATTCTGATCGTCGAGTTTGCGCGCGAATTGCAGATCAACGAAGGCATGACGGCCGTGCAGGCCGCGCTCGAAGCGGCGCGTCTGCGGCTTCGTCCGATTTTGATGACGTCGCTTGCGTTCGTGCTCGGCGTGCTGCCGCTCGCGATCAGCAACGGCGCGGGTTCGTCGAGCCAGCACGCGATCGGCACGGGCGTGATCGGCGGGATGCTGACGGCCACGTTCCTCGCCGTTTTCATGATCCCGATGTTCTACGTTGTGATCCGCTCGAAGTTCTCGCGCGATGGCGCGGCGCCCGGCAGCACCGAGCAGGACGTCGAAGAGGAAACGGCACAGTGA
- a CDS encoding efflux RND transporter periplasmic adaptor subunit, with translation MIAATAAISAVLPLLAACGDQHAAPPQQTPEVGVVTIQPSAVPVTVELPGRVSAHLVAEVRARVDGIVQKRLYTEGSEVKAGQMLYKIDPAPYVASLNSAKATLAKAQATLVSAHAEAERYKVLVASNAISKQDYDNAVASEGQAAADVAAGKAAVETAQINVGYTDVTSPISGRIGKSSVTEGAYVQSSAATLLATVQQLDPVYVDLTQSSLVGLKLRRDAQEGRLKTSGPNAAKVTLILEDGRPYPGTGKLEFSDVTVDQTTGSVTVRALFDNAQRVLLPGMYVRAKIEEGVNEQAFVVPQQGITHDQKGDPTALVVGADGKVVTRQLVTSGTYGANWVVESGLQTGDRVIVQGVDKVRPGMSVKTVAAQLPGADTTATQTAAQTAAAPASDAHSAQ, from the coding sequence ATGATCGCGGCGACCGCTGCGATCTCCGCCGTGTTGCCATTGCTCGCCGCGTGCGGCGACCAGCACGCAGCCCCGCCGCAACAGACGCCCGAAGTCGGCGTCGTCACCATCCAGCCTTCCGCCGTGCCCGTCACCGTCGAGTTGCCGGGCCGCGTGAGCGCGCATCTCGTCGCCGAAGTGCGTGCGCGCGTCGACGGCATCGTGCAGAAGCGCCTCTATACGGAAGGCAGCGAAGTGAAGGCGGGGCAGATGCTCTACAAGATCGATCCCGCGCCGTATGTCGCGTCGCTGAACAGCGCGAAGGCGACGCTTGCGAAGGCGCAGGCGACGCTCGTGTCAGCGCATGCCGAGGCCGAACGCTACAAGGTGCTCGTCGCATCGAACGCGATCAGCAAGCAGGACTACGACAACGCCGTGGCCTCCGAAGGTCAGGCCGCCGCCGATGTCGCAGCAGGCAAGGCCGCCGTCGAAACGGCGCAGATCAACGTCGGCTATACGGACGTGACGTCGCCGATTTCGGGGCGCATCGGCAAGTCGTCGGTGACGGAAGGCGCGTACGTGCAGTCGAGCGCGGCCACGCTGCTCGCGACCGTGCAGCAACTGGACCCCGTCTACGTGGATCTCACGCAATCGAGTCTCGTCGGCCTCAAGCTGCGCCGCGACGCGCAGGAAGGGCGTCTCAAGACGAGCGGTCCGAACGCCGCGAAAGTGACGCTGATTCTCGAAGACGGCCGTCCGTATCCCGGCACGGGCAAGCTCGAATTCTCTGACGTCACCGTCGACCAGACGACGGGCTCCGTCACCGTGCGCGCGCTGTTCGACAACGCGCAGCGCGTGCTGCTGCCGGGCATGTATGTGCGCGCGAAGATCGAAGAAGGCGTCAACGAACAGGCGTTCGTCGTGCCGCAGCAAGGCATCACGCATGACCAGAAGGGCGATCCGACGGCGCTCGTCGTCGGCGCGGACGGCAAGGTTGTCACGCGCCAACTCGTGACGTCGGGCACGTACGGCGCGAACTGGGTTGTCGAAAGCGGCCTGCAAACGGGCGATCGCGTGATCGTGCAAGGCGTCGACAAGGTGCGTCCCGGCATGAGCGTGAAGACGGTCGCAGCGCAACTGCCGGGTGCCGACACGACGGCGACGCAGACGGCCGCGCAGACAGCAGCAGCGCCCGCGTCCGACGCGCACAGCGCGCAGTAA
- a CDS encoding TetR family transcriptional regulator has translation MGRTKQQALDTRAKIIEAAERVFFVRGFARASLEDIASEAGVTRGAVYGHFRNKEAVFQAIYECADMPLDPFVVQACDQDADPLQHLHAQLRQRLRDALHLRRARRLYSIALTKCEVTAETAAFYERVSMAALRAEAQIDAALRAASARGQLPPDVDTRAAAGFIHAALTGFLHKRLLMSAESRADVEADHTLASALKCVGAQAAFEPARA, from the coding sequence ATGGGACGAACGAAGCAACAGGCGCTCGACACGCGGGCGAAGATCATCGAAGCCGCCGAGCGCGTGTTTTTCGTGCGAGGCTTTGCGCGCGCATCGCTGGAAGACATCGCGTCGGAAGCGGGCGTCACGCGTGGCGCCGTGTACGGGCACTTCAGGAACAAGGAGGCCGTGTTTCAGGCGATCTACGAATGCGCGGACATGCCGCTCGATCCGTTCGTCGTGCAAGCCTGCGATCAGGACGCCGATCCGTTGCAACATCTGCATGCGCAGTTGCGGCAGCGTCTGCGCGACGCGCTGCATCTGCGGCGCGCGCGGCGTCTGTACAGCATCGCGTTGACGAAGTGCGAAGTGACGGCGGAAACGGCGGCGTTTTACGAGCGCGTGTCGATGGCCGCGTTGCGCGCCGAAGCGCAGATCGACGCGGCGTTACGCGCGGCGTCCGCGCGCGGACAGTTGCCGCCCGACGTCGACACGCGCGCCGCCGCCGGATTCATTCACGCGGCATTGACGGGGTTTTTGCACAAGCGGCTGTTGATGTCGGCGGAATCGCGCGCGGATGTGGAGGCCGATCACACGCTTGCGTCGGCGTTGAAATGCGTGGGCGCACAAGCTGCATTCGAACCCGCCCGCGCCTGA
- a CDS encoding response regulator: protein MPDTPIQVLLVDDDADLRDLLRDFFQQRGIEFSVLHDATHLARRLERERPSIVVLDLMMPGVDGLTALKQLRASGDTIPVVMLTARADGVDRVIGLELGADDYLGKPFMPQELLARIHAVLRRHALHPEAPPAEHREALVFGRFRLDFASRTLFRDSEPIKLTGSEYALLEVFAQHPMETLSRTRIVDLLHGPDSEVTERGIDVPVWRLRRLLEDDPAAPRRIQTMRGIGYMFVPGETGDSDGGESSSEGSDASQ from the coding sequence ATGCCCGACACGCCCATTCAGGTGCTGCTCGTCGACGACGACGCCGACCTGCGCGACCTGCTTCGCGATTTCTTCCAGCAACGCGGCATCGAATTTTCGGTGCTGCACGACGCCACGCATCTTGCGCGCAGACTCGAACGCGAGCGTCCGTCGATCGTCGTGCTCGATCTGATGATGCCCGGCGTCGACGGACTCACCGCGCTCAAGCAGCTGCGCGCGAGCGGCGACACGATTCCCGTCGTCATGCTGACGGCGCGCGCGGATGGCGTCGATCGCGTGATCGGCCTCGAACTCGGCGCGGACGATTATCTCGGCAAGCCGTTCATGCCGCAGGAACTGCTTGCGCGCATTCATGCCGTGCTGCGCCGTCACGCGCTGCATCCCGAAGCGCCGCCCGCCGAGCATCGCGAGGCGCTCGTGTTCGGACGCTTCCGGCTCGACTTCGCGTCGCGCACGCTCTTTCGCGACAGCGAGCCGATCAAGCTGACGGGCAGCGAATACGCGCTGCTCGAAGTGTTCGCGCAGCATCCGATGGAAACGCTGTCGCGCACGCGTATCGTCGATCTGTTGCATGGTCCCGATTCCGAAGTGACGGAGCGCGGTATCGATGTCCCCGTGTGGCGTCTGCGTCGGCTGCTCGAAGACGATCCCGCTGCGCCACGACGTATCCAGACGATGCGCGGTATCGGCTATATGTTCGTGCCGGGCGAAACAGGCGACAGCGATGGTGGCGAAAGCAGCAGCGAAGGCAGCGACGCATCGCAATGA
- a CDS encoding ATP-binding protein, which produces MKNPFNTLLGRLATMTVGLIVAVHVTSLFVVDRERGQIDAEHARRDVMLAVQAKHDGEASARHVAQTLGIEYIADADVLSSGCPTPCTGTNAPFEHDLLPRLPPGSRVVFDPRTGSLWIRYGSEPYWMYMRNANLPGMRFLGSSLVMLVLAVCAALLAAWQFQRPLHRLAGAAREFRIGRRVPPVPESGPAEMRSLIGDFNEMMSELGKAEQERAVMLAGVAHDLRAPITRMQVRADLLPDAANRSGFLRDAESLSRIVTQFLDYARDTADPSPQANVDAHCRRHYGDGLDDEALVRLHLNAGDGFNLPLVDLDRILSNLIENAMNYGEPPVEISTSAHNGVYTLTVRDHGVGIPREHLERALQPFTRLDPARGGDAHCGLGLAIVRRLTRYNGGQFECDNAPEGGFRVTLTFRREG; this is translated from the coding sequence ATGAAGAATCCGTTCAATACGCTGTTGGGCCGTCTCGCGACGATGACGGTCGGGCTGATCGTGGCCGTGCATGTGACGTCGCTGTTCGTCGTGGATCGCGAGCGCGGCCAGATCGATGCCGAACATGCGCGCCGCGACGTGATGCTCGCGGTGCAGGCGAAGCACGATGGCGAAGCGAGCGCACGGCACGTCGCGCAGACGCTCGGCATCGAATATATCGCCGATGCCGATGTGCTCAGTTCCGGCTGTCCCACGCCGTGCACGGGCACCAATGCGCCGTTCGAACACGATCTGCTGCCGCGCCTGCCGCCCGGCAGCCGCGTCGTGTTCGATCCGCGCACGGGGTCGCTGTGGATACGTTATGGAAGCGAGCCGTATTGGATGTATATGCGCAACGCCAATCTGCCTGGCATGCGCTTTCTCGGATCGTCGCTGGTGATGCTGGTGCTGGCCGTGTGCGCGGCGCTGCTCGCCGCATGGCAGTTTCAGCGTCCGTTGCACCGGCTCGCGGGCGCGGCGCGCGAATTCAGAATCGGACGACGCGTGCCGCCCGTGCCGGAAAGCGGTCCCGCCGAAATGCGTTCGCTGATCGGCGATTTCAACGAGATGATGAGCGAACTCGGCAAGGCCGAGCAGGAGCGCGCGGTGATGCTCGCGGGCGTCGCGCACGATCTGCGCGCGCCGATCACGCGCATGCAGGTGCGCGCAGACCTGTTGCCGGATGCAGCCAATCGCAGCGGCTTTCTGCGCGATGCCGAGTCGCTGTCGCGCATCGTCACGCAGTTTCTCGACTATGCACGCGATACCGCCGATCCATCGCCGCAAGCGAACGTCGATGCGCATTGCCGGCGTCACTATGGCGACGGACTCGACGACGAAGCGCTCGTGCGTCTGCATCTGAATGCGGGCGATGGCTTCAATCTGCCGCTCGTGGATCTCGACCGGATACTGTCGAACCTGATCGAAAACGCGATGAACTACGGCGAGCCGCCCGTCGAGATTTCGACGTCCGCGCATAACGGCGTCTACACGCTCACCGTGCGCGATCATGGCGTGGGGATTCCGCGCGAACACCTCGAACGCGCGTTGCAGCCTTTCACGCGACTCGACCCGGCGCGTGGCGGCGACGCGCATTGCGGTTTGGGTCTCGCGATCGTGCGACGGCTCACGCGGTATAACGGCGGACAGTTCGAATGCGATAACGCGCCGGAAGGCGGGTTTCGCGTGACGCTGACGTTTCGTCGTGAGGGTTAG
- a CDS encoding RcnB family protein, with amino-acid sequence MKKAVPVLLLAVSCVVAQSQAFAQYAPGDDGGPGRHPVADERGGPDGPGGPQGPQGPQGPQGPDAHRPVPHRDWHRGDRLPPDYRRSQYVVDDWRAHDLQPPPSGYQWVQVNGDFVLAAIATGVISSILLAPHR; translated from the coding sequence ATGAAAAAAGCTGTACCTGTATTGCTGTTGGCTGTTTCGTGTGTCGTCGCGCAGAGCCAGGCGTTCGCGCAATACGCCCCGGGCGATGATGGCGGCCCGGGCCGTCATCCCGTCGCCGACGAGCGTGGCGGCCCTGATGGCCCCGGCGGTCCGCAAGGGCCTCAAGGTCCTCAAGGTCCGCAAGGCCCCGACGCGCATCGCCCCGTGCCGCATCGCGACTGGCATCGCGGCGACCGCTTGCCGCCCGACTATCGCCGTTCGCAATATGTCGTCGATGACTGGCGCGCGCATGATCTGCAGCCGCCGCCTTCGGGTTATCAGTGGGTTCAGGTCAACGGCGACTTCGTCCTCGCCGCGATCGCAACGGGCGTGATCTCGAGCATCCTGCTCGCGCCGCATCGCTGA
- a CDS encoding glycine zipper family protein, which yields MSTYTYRASTNQRKDSLKDVVGPLMPARMFFFVVVEEPGRDGFLVRRTYATVNDPYLVDLNLGPLGNARQAFPERYGLWPRGAADSPATIAEHVLQFEQITSYASTSANYPGGAGRFTGKTVYVDIAAAKRSGARLVTTAEIVQAIDQYAESGINSERRRWAGHIKRKVEALDSEVLVQPKPSVPATGIFSQRGLGISLGLIKYARVVQVFGLALTAYDVAVSVDEGITLRSIRPIEKEAIRQIGGWGGGAAGSWAGAVAAARIGAATGSVVGIELGPGAVITGMIGGILFGAIGYFAGAEIAGHVQDR from the coding sequence ATGAGCACATACACATATCGGGCGTCGACGAACCAGCGAAAAGACTCCCTGAAGGACGTCGTTGGACCGCTGATGCCTGCGCGGATGTTCTTTTTTGTCGTTGTGGAGGAGCCGGGCAGGGACGGATTTCTTGTCAGGCGCACTTACGCGACCGTGAATGACCCGTATCTTGTGGATCTGAACCTTGGTCCGCTTGGGAACGCAAGGCAGGCATTTCCGGAGCGATACGGGCTATGGCCACGAGGTGCTGCAGACTCGCCGGCGACTATCGCGGAGCATGTCCTTCAGTTCGAACAGATCACTTCATACGCTTCGACCAGCGCCAACTATCCGGGCGGCGCCGGACGCTTCACGGGAAAGACCGTCTACGTAGATATCGCCGCAGCGAAGCGGTCCGGCGCCAGGCTGGTAACGACGGCGGAGATCGTTCAGGCCATCGACCAATACGCAGAGTCTGGCATCAATTCGGAGAGACGGCGTTGGGCGGGGCATATCAAGCGTAAGGTCGAAGCGCTCGATAGCGAGGTACTTGTACAACCAAAACCGTCGGTGCCTGCCACCGGCATATTTTCGCAACGAGGGCTTGGCATATCGCTTGGTCTGATCAAATACGCCCGTGTCGTCCAGGTGTTTGGCCTGGCGCTTACGGCTTACGATGTCGCCGTGTCCGTTGACGAGGGGATCACGCTGAGGAGCATACGGCCGATCGAAAAGGAGGCTATCCGGCAGATCGGCGGATGGGGCGGCGGCGCAGCGGGGAGTTGGGCGGGTGCGGTTGCGGCCGCACGCATCGGTGCAGCAACGGGCTCGGTCGTCGGCATCGAACTGGGGCCGGGCGCCGTTATCACCGGTATGATCGGCGGCATCCTGTTCGGCGCAATCGGCTATTTTGCTGGCGCAGAGATTGCCGGACATGTTCAAGACAGGTAG
- a CDS encoding PAAR domain-containing protein gives MRRYNIKLGDKTTNGGVVIEGDRTTTHHGTPLSYLGAKVMCSACGSVGVIVATGPRRPFSFMGKDAALDGDICVCNCHPSPELLASQNTMSESFETGELEAMGFGASGKPLARAPTGDFDEQIRVVDHDGRPLSGVPYHIRTASGAIYKGLTDEHGRCSRVYTTEAQQLDVALGVKALQRWKS, from the coding sequence ATGCGACGGTACAACATCAAGCTGGGTGACAAGACAACGAATGGAGGGGTAGTAATCGAGGGAGACAGAACGACGACGCATCACGGAACGCCGCTAAGTTATCTGGGCGCGAAGGTCATGTGCTCCGCGTGTGGGTCGGTTGGTGTGATCGTCGCGACTGGTCCCAGACGTCCGTTTTCATTTATGGGTAAGGATGCCGCACTGGACGGCGATATCTGCGTGTGCAACTGCCATCCTTCACCGGAACTTCTCGCGTCTCAGAACACCATGAGCGAGTCCTTTGAAACGGGTGAACTGGAGGCCATGGGTTTTGGCGCGAGCGGTAAGCCACTGGCGCGCGCCCCGACAGGCGACTTCGACGAACAGATTCGAGTGGTCGATCACGACGGGAGGCCGTTGTCCGGTGTTCCGTACCACATTCGTACAGCGTCGGGCGCGATCTACAAGGGCCTGACAGACGAGCACGGACGTTGCTCGCGTGTGTACACGACAGAGGCGCAACAATTGGACGTTGCGCTGGGAGTCAAGGCATTGCAGCGCTGGAAATCATGA